A stretch of the Desulfobulbaceae bacterium genome encodes the following:
- a CDS encoding PAS domain S-box protein — MHKEEANIRRQLLWPLVAAGVLILAGIFFSVIRLQEWFVTREARSHLEEVERLFVGLLDSEAKFMRVRLDTLKEDDALQQAWQARDRHQLLAAADPIFQQLRSQYNVTHFYFVDLDRTCFLRVHNPDRHGDVINRFSMYQAEATGKLAWGIELGPLGTFTLRVVVPWWINDRLVGYLELGEEIEHLTPMLTSILDVDLIFGIYKSSLDRKVWEEGMAMMGRKADWDAYGHLVVIDSTSDQILPEVQELLGSEHEEHTEEIIRVKMGDKIFMGGLVPLTDAGGRNVGEVLVLDDETQAMSEVHRQVTYLFLMVTGIGGAMFFFVFLYAGRIQQRLVDSFMRLSEESREHQRVAAELAGYKQQLELLVEERTRELATVNMALQEDIEIRAKMEASLRDSEQKHKAIIQTALEGFWQLSYEGRFLDVNDAYCQLIGYSREELLTMSVIDIEAVETEKIVAEHLRHIIDTGFDRFESQQRCKSGDVVDVEVSVRFLGSNTVVGTFFVFVRDITKNKEVERTLKQEEDRLTSLLALSQLEVQSEIELIEHALEEGVRITDSEAGYLHFFSEANESLELYVWSSGVKEECSLSKMPHYPLAEAGIWADCIRQRRPVIHNDFQEHPGRKGYPENHFPVYRHLSIPVFESGRIVAVVGVGNKKAPYTDNDIRQLTLFVNSMWSILKKRRAEEDLAFRSLMLDNATDSVFVYDLDGRIRYLNKAAYTCRGYSEEELIALSQEAGEAPIFARLSSERIKEVEREGEISFEESHLCRDGSQLAVEVFCGVVSVSETLLILSIARDISDRKAAEKALQRELAANMSIAELAELLISAEVPIARISKVVLDHARRLTGSEHGYAGEIHPVTGNLISHTLTEMLGDQCRMEIGQITEFPKGAAGYPDLWGHALNTREGFYTNEPISHLAFADRLPEGHVPVRCFLSVPAQIRGELVGQISLANSVEQYTDDDLEVVKRFADLFALAIQRNRNSAELVAAKLQAEAASSAKSEFLANMSHEIRTPMNAIVGLGHLLLQTELTLKQKEYLQKMQDSSHVLLGIINDVLDFSKIEAGRLELEKVPFLLEAVLFQMSSMMGVRATEKGLRLILSIDEQVPRYLLGDPLRLGQILTNLVNNAVKFTDQGSVEVHVELLAETGKEGKQALRFVVRDTGIGMTEKQRSKLFEAFTQADSSITRRFGGTGLGLSICRRLVGQMGGAIEVTSEFGKGSEFFFEISFAIPSQDEINMALVEGASEFLLPEGHGKVHRAGWNIALEGVRILLVEDQPVNQLVAREILEQAGCIVEVAANGREALDILNQLRRKVEAGENPLLFGAVLMDLQMPVMDGYTATHKIRAMAWPEGNKIPIIAMTAHVSTEEREKCLQAGMNDHVAKPIDVEQLYASLLKWVSPTSPFGRSKVAGHVSSCSESDELLDMTGIDVDSALVRLGGNRNLLDKLIRQLRIDCHQHGNAVHVALAAGDRGAARESAHALKGIAGNVSATNLFETCHALELALAGNNDLDLAPLMAAFDIARLGVMGTTVPIADALIASEYDERIHGTDGNISHLEASRQELNAFLQQLDGLLQKNSMKATDLMPQFHDLCISSGCLEAVSAIETAVEELRFGDALDIVRRMQKRIVDANGEDNE, encoded by the coding sequence ATGCACAAAGAGGAAGCAAATATTCGTCGTCAGCTTCTCTGGCCATTGGTAGCTGCAGGTGTACTTATTCTTGCGGGTATATTTTTTTCGGTAATTCGCCTGCAGGAGTGGTTTGTCACCAGGGAGGCCAGGTCTCATCTTGAGGAAGTCGAGAGACTCTTCGTCGGTCTTCTTGATTCCGAGGCCAAGTTTATGCGAGTGCGGCTCGATACCCTGAAAGAGGATGACGCTCTGCAACAAGCTTGGCAGGCGAGGGATCGTCATCAACTGCTGGCTGCGGCCGATCCCATCTTCCAACAACTTCGTTCCCAGTACAATGTTACCCATTTTTATTTTGTCGATCTGGATCGGACCTGTTTTCTTCGAGTGCATAATCCTGATCGGCACGGTGACGTCATTAATCGATTCTCCATGTACCAGGCCGAGGCCACAGGTAAACTAGCCTGGGGCATTGAACTTGGACCGCTGGGGACTTTTACCCTGAGGGTTGTGGTCCCATGGTGGATCAACGACAGGTTGGTCGGCTACTTGGAGTTGGGAGAGGAGATTGAGCATCTGACCCCAATGCTTACTTCTATTCTTGATGTTGATCTGATTTTTGGCATCTATAAATCCTCCCTGGACCGTAAGGTTTGGGAAGAAGGCATGGCCATGATGGGCCGCAAGGCCGATTGGGATGCTTACGGTCATTTGGTGGTGATTGATTCAACATCCGATCAAATTTTGCCGGAAGTGCAGGAACTTTTAGGCAGCGAACATGAAGAGCATACGGAAGAAATAATTCGGGTCAAAATGGGGGACAAGATCTTCATGGGCGGGCTGGTTCCACTTACTGATGCCGGCGGTCGGAATGTCGGCGAGGTTCTGGTGCTGGATGATGAAACCCAGGCGATGAGTGAGGTGCATCGTCAGGTTACCTATCTGTTTTTAATGGTGACTGGTATCGGCGGCGCCATGTTCTTTTTCGTCTTTCTTTACGCCGGTCGCATCCAGCAGCGCCTGGTTGATTCATTTATGAGACTTTCCGAGGAGAGCCGGGAGCATCAGCGAGTAGCCGCAGAATTAGCCGGTTATAAGCAGCAACTTGAGCTTCTGGTGGAGGAACGGACGCGCGAATTGGCCACTGTCAATATGGCCTTACAGGAAGATATCGAGATCCGCGCCAAGATGGAGGCTTCCCTTAGAGATTCCGAGCAGAAACACAAGGCCATCATTCAAACGGCGCTTGAAGGTTTTTGGCAGCTGAGCTATGAAGGTCGCTTTCTCGACGTCAACGATGCTTACTGTCAACTCATCGGTTATAGTCGCGAGGAATTGTTGACCATGAGTGTTATTGATATTGAAGCAGTGGAGACGGAGAAAATTGTTGCCGAACACCTGCGGCATATTATTGACACCGGCTTTGATCGCTTTGAGAGTCAGCAACGGTGTAAATCCGGAGATGTGGTTGATGTCGAAGTGAGCGTCCGTTTTCTGGGTAGCAATACTGTTGTTGGTACTTTTTTCGTCTTTGTACGTGATATTACTAAAAATAAGGAGGTTGAACGTACCTTGAAGCAGGAAGAGGACCGCTTGACCTCGCTGCTTGCCCTTTCCCAGCTCGAGGTACAGAGTGAAATCGAATTGATTGAGCACGCTCTTGAAGAGGGAGTGAGGATCACCGACAGCGAGGCCGGATATCTGCACTTCTTCAGCGAGGCCAATGAGAGCCTTGAGCTTTATGTCTGGTCCAGTGGGGTTAAAGAGGAGTGTAGTCTCTCCAAGATGCCGCACTACCCCCTTGCCGAGGCCGGTATTTGGGCCGATTGTATTCGTCAGCGGCGGCCAGTGATCCATAATGATTTCCAGGAACACCCTGGCCGTAAGGGGTATCCGGAAAATCACTTTCCGGTCTACCGACACCTGTCGATCCCGGTATTCGAGAGCGGCAGGATTGTTGCTGTTGTCGGCGTCGGCAATAAAAAAGCGCCTTATACCGATAATGACATCCGTCAGTTGACGCTGTTTGTGAACTCGATGTGGAGCATTTTGAAGAAACGCCGTGCCGAGGAGGATCTAGCCTTCCGTTCGCTGATGCTTGATAATGCCACTGACTCGGTGTTCGTCTATGATTTAGATGGCCGCATTCGCTACCTCAACAAGGCGGCCTACACCTGTCGCGGCTACTCAGAGGAGGAACTCATCGCACTCTCCCAAGAGGCTGGTGAGGCGCCGATCTTCGCCCGGCTTTCGTCCGAACGGATCAAGGAGGTGGAGAGGGAAGGGGAAATCTCCTTCGAAGAGAGTCACCTCTGTCGGGACGGTTCGCAGTTGGCGGTGGAGGTTTTTTGCGGGGTGGTATCGGTAAGTGAGACGCTGTTGATTTTATCTATTGCCCGAGATATCAGCGACCGCAAAGCGGCTGAGAAGGCGCTGCAGCGGGAGTTGGCGGCTAATATGAGCATCGCCGAACTGGCCGAGTTGCTGATCTCGGCCGAAGTCCCTATCGCCCGCATCTCCAAGGTGGTGCTCGACCATGCCCGACGGTTGACCGGGAGTGAGCATGGCTATGCCGGCGAGATCCATCCGGTGACCGGGAATTTGATTAGCCATACCTTGACCGAGATGCTGGGGGATCAGTGTCGGATGGAAATCGGGCAGATAACCGAATTTCCCAAGGGCGCGGCAGGTTATCCGGACCTGTGGGGGCATGCACTCAACACCAGAGAAGGGTTTTACACTAACGAACCGATCTCACACCTCGCGTTTGCCGATCGATTACCGGAAGGCCACGTGCCGGTGCGTTGTTTTCTATCCGTGCCTGCCCAGATCCGTGGGGAACTGGTCGGCCAGATATCTCTGGCCAATTCTGTCGAACAATACACTGACGACGATCTTGAGGTGGTCAAGCGGTTTGCCGATCTCTTTGCCCTTGCCATTCAACGGAACAGAAACTCCGCCGAACTGGTTGCTGCCAAGCTCCAGGCCGAGGCGGCAAGTTCGGCCAAGAGTGAGTTTCTGGCCAACATGAGCCATGAGATCCGCACGCCTATGAACGCCATTGTTGGTCTCGGGCATTTGTTGCTGCAGACGGAACTGACTCTTAAGCAGAAAGAGTATTTGCAAAAGATGCAGGATTCGTCTCATGTCCTGCTTGGGATCATTAACGACGTGCTCGATTTCTCCAAGATCGAGGCCGGTCGATTGGAGTTGGAGAAGGTCCCTTTTCTGCTCGAAGCGGTGTTGTTCCAAATGAGTAGTATGATGGGGGTGCGGGCCACGGAAAAAGGGTTGAGGTTGATCTTGTCCATTGATGAACAGGTTCCGCGCTACCTGCTTGGGGATCCTTTGCGTCTGGGGCAGATTCTCACCAATCTGGTTAATAATGCAGTTAAGTTCACTGACCAGGGATCTGTTGAAGTCCATGTCGAATTGCTTGCCGAGACCGGCAAGGAAGGGAAGCAGGCGCTTCGTTTTGTTGTCCGCGATACGGGTATCGGCATGACTGAGAAACAGCGGAGTAAGCTTTTCGAGGCCTTTACTCAGGCGGACTCATCGATTACCCGTCGCTTTGGCGGCACCGGACTGGGACTCTCTATCTGCCGGCGGTTGGTGGGACAGATGGGAGGTGCGATTGAAGTGACCAGTGAGTTCGGTAAGGGGAGCGAGTTTTTCTTTGAAATCAGTTTTGCGATTCCGTCTCAAGACGAAATCAACATGGCGCTGGTTGAGGGGGCATCCGAATTCCTGCTTCCTGAGGGCCATGGAAAAGTCCATCGCGCGGGCTGGAATATTGCTCTTGAAGGGGTGCGGATCCTGCTGGTTGAAGATCAACCGGTCAATCAGCTGGTGGCACGGGAGATTCTCGAACAGGCGGGTTGTATCGTGGAGGTAGCGGCCAACGGCCGGGAAGCGTTGGATATTCTCAATCAATTGAGACGCAAGGTTGAAGCAGGGGAGAACCCGCTTCTTTTTGGCGCTGTTCTTATGGACCTGCAGATGCCGGTGATGGATGGCTACACCGCGACTCATAAGATTCGTGCCATGGCCTGGCCGGAAGGGAACAAAATTCCGATTATCGCGATGACCGCCCATGTTTCGACAGAGGAGCGAGAGAAATGTCTGCAAGCTGGGATGAACGATCATGTTGCCAAACCCATCGATGTGGAGCAGCTCTATGCCTCCCTGCTAAAGTGGGTTAGCCCTACTTCTCCTTTCGGGAGATCAAAGGTTGCGGGTCATGTTAGTTCTTGCTCTGAGAGTGATGAACTCTTGGATATGACTGGAATCGATGTCGACTCCGCCCTGGTCAGGCTTGGAGGCAATCGTAATCTGTTAGATAAACTGATTCGGCAGCTCCGGATCGACTGTCACCAACATGGTAACGCCGTTCACGTGGCTCTTGCCGCTGGAGATCGCGGCGCGGCGAGGGAGAGCGCTCATGCCTTGAAGGGGATCGCCGGCAATGTCTCTGCCACCAATTTGTTCGAGACATGTCATGCGCTAGAGTTGGCGCTTGCTGGTAACAATGATCTTGATCTTGCACCGCTGATGGCAGCCTTTGATATCGCCCGTTTAGGGGTGATGGGAACAACAGTTCCAATTGCCGATGCCTTAATAGCGTCGGAATACGATGAAAGAATTCATGGGACGGATGGTAATATTAGCCATCTTGAAGCTTCTCGTCAGGAACTTAATGCCTTCTTGCAGCAACTTGATGGGTTGCTACAGAAAAACAGCATGAAGGCAACTGATCTGATGCCGCAGTTTCATGACCTCTGTATCTCTTCTGGTTGTCTCGAAGCAGTTTCTGCGATTGAGACAGCAGTGGAGGAGCTCCGATTTGGCGATGCCCTCGATATTGTCCGGCGGATGCAAAAAAGAATAGTAGATGCCAACGGTGAAGATAATGAGTGA
- a CDS encoding PleD family two-component system response regulator, whose protein sequence is MSEQIPKAKILIVDDVPTNIRILHEGLKQEGEIYFATSGEKALEIVVQEHPDLVLLDILMPDMSGYEVCRQLKSDSTTSGIPVIFITSLQEEEDETRGFEAGAIDYIIKPFRMPIIRARVRTHLELKRRGDLLKSLSNRDGLTGIANRRSFDETLDSEWNRAKRLRSCLSLVMVDIDHFKLFNDHYGHIAGDECLRWVAQALKQSLRRACDFVSRYGGEEFVCILPETDLDEALKVAEHLRSAVAELAIPHAFSTVVGTVTISMGVASMMPLPEKASVDLMLAADQALYQAKNTGRNRVCYFQDNPR, encoded by the coding sequence ATGAGTGAACAAATTCCGAAGGCGAAGATTCTGATTGTTGATGATGTCCCTACCAATATTAGGATTCTTCACGAAGGATTGAAGCAAGAGGGTGAAATTTATTTCGCCACCAGCGGTGAGAAAGCCCTTGAAATAGTGGTGCAGGAGCATCCTGATTTGGTGCTTCTTGATATTCTTATGCCCGATATGAGTGGCTATGAGGTCTGCCGACAATTGAAAAGCGATTCTACAACGAGTGGGATTCCGGTTATCTTCATTACTTCTTTGCAAGAGGAGGAGGATGAAACCAGAGGATTTGAGGCCGGCGCCATTGATTATATTATCAAACCTTTCCGGATGCCAATTATCCGGGCCAGGGTACGAACCCATCTTGAGCTTAAACGGCGGGGAGATTTGCTGAAAAGTCTTTCGAACCGTGACGGATTGACTGGCATCGCCAACCGTCGGAGTTTTGACGAAACTTTGGACTCTGAGTGGAACCGGGCAAAACGTTTACGTTCGTGTTTGTCTCTGGTGATGGTGGATATTGATCACTTCAAACTCTTCAATGACCACTATGGCCATATTGCCGGTGATGAATGCTTGAGGTGGGTTGCTCAGGCTTTAAAACAAAGTCTGCGACGGGCCTGCGATTTTGTTAGTCGGTACGGTGGTGAGGAGTTTGTCTGTATTCTACCTGAGACAGACCTGGACGAGGCTTTGAAAGTTGCTGAACATCTGCGATCCGCTGTGGCAGAACTTGCCATCCCCCATGCATTTTCAACAGTTGTTGGTACAGTCACAATTAGTATGGGAGTCGCTTCGATGATGCCGCTTCCGGAAAAAGCATCGGTCGACTTGATGCTGGCAGCCGACCAGGCCTTGTATCAGGCCAAGAATACCGGACGAAACAGGGTGTGTTACTTTCAGGATAATCCTCGGTAA
- a CDS encoding M20 family metallopeptidase, with translation MEDFMIDINHTIALIQELIGIPSESSGQTQTDATAPELALVNRLANLCASMDIEHQIQEVVPGRPNFIARFPNPEKPKLLIVAHLDTVSASGMSDPFAGQIKEEKIWGRGACDDKGPLATALSTLIQLRTQRDVWRYDVTFAATIDEECSLRGAAALREGVGSWDLCLCLEPTSLKLVKAHKGVYRCRVTSHGKAVHSSTPDLGINAILGMVEIIDDLQLFACRLSRRKHPELGRASLAVTQIKGGVSVNIIPDHCEISVDVRLLPEHHPQKIARAIQQVVGNRGAVENLFFARGVQTEIDNPLIRQFQEALRKAGHSDEAGNAGYATDCSELQDNGPCIIWGPGHITQAHQVDEHIELNQVSAASEVLASFLKGN, from the coding sequence ATGGAGGACTTCATGATCGACATCAATCACACCATAGCTCTGATTCAGGAGCTGATCGGCATCCCCAGCGAATCATCAGGCCAGACACAGACCGATGCCACCGCCCCAGAATTGGCACTGGTCAACCGTCTGGCAAACCTCTGCGCGTCCATGGACATTGAGCACCAAATCCAAGAGGTCGTTCCAGGACGACCCAACTTCATTGCCCGATTCCCCAATCCAGAAAAACCAAAACTTCTGATTGTAGCCCATCTGGACACAGTCAGCGCCTCCGGCATGAGTGATCCCTTTGCCGGGCAGATCAAGGAAGAAAAGATTTGGGGGCGTGGCGCGTGTGACGACAAAGGGCCTCTGGCCACTGCCTTAAGCACCTTAATCCAATTACGAACACAGCGAGATGTGTGGCGATATGACGTAACCTTTGCCGCCACGATTGATGAGGAGTGTAGCCTGAGAGGAGCCGCAGCCCTGAGAGAGGGAGTTGGCTCGTGGGACCTGTGCCTGTGCCTCGAACCGACCAGTCTCAAGCTGGTTAAGGCACACAAAGGAGTTTACCGTTGCCGGGTAACCAGCCATGGCAAGGCTGTTCACTCATCAACACCGGACCTCGGCATAAATGCCATCCTCGGCATGGTTGAGATCATTGACGATTTACAACTCTTCGCCTGTCGACTCTCGCGGCGCAAACATCCAGAACTCGGACGAGCCTCGCTTGCCGTCACCCAAATCAAGGGAGGGGTCTCCGTCAATATCATTCCGGACCACTGCGAAATATCGGTTGATGTGCGCTTATTACCGGAACATCACCCTCAGAAGATCGCCAGAGCCATCCAGCAGGTCGTTGGCAACCGAGGGGCAGTCGAGAATCTTTTTTTCGCCCGAGGAGTACAGACCGAGATAGACAACCCATTAATACGACAATTCCAGGAAGCGCTTCGAAAGGCGGGCCACAGCGACGAAGCGGGCAATGCCGGATACGCCACCGATTGCTCAGAACTCCAGGATAACGGGCCGTGCATCATCTGGGGACCAGGCCACATCACTCAGGCCCATCAGGTAGACGAGCACATTGAACTCAACCAGGTTTCCGCCGCAAGCGAGGTGCTCGCCTCATTTCTCAAAGGAAATTAA
- a CDS encoding metal ABC transporter permease yields the protein MQQALIGLILLAPMAATMGVQVVNFRMAFFADAISHSAFAGVALGLIFSINPHWSMLIFGVMVGITIMMVQRKSNLSSDTVIGVFFSAVVAFGLAVVSRDRNVARDLQRFLYGDILTIGDETITSLIALFIIIMLFQAWGYNHMLYIGFNPLLAQVHKVRVAIYQYCFAALLSLVVIFAVWAVGVLLVTALLVVPAATARNLARSAGSMFWWSLIVSLSSAITGLIISAQDWANTATGATIILVASGWFTVSLLVTRRRSIRSN from the coding sequence ATGCAACAGGCCCTGATCGGACTGATCCTCCTTGCCCCCATGGCTGCAACCATGGGCGTACAGGTCGTCAACTTCCGGATGGCATTCTTCGCCGACGCCATCAGCCACTCTGCCTTTGCCGGTGTCGCCCTAGGCCTGATCTTCTCGATCAACCCTCATTGGAGCATGCTGATCTTCGGAGTGATGGTTGGAATCACCATCATGATGGTTCAAAGAAAATCCAACCTCTCTTCCGATACCGTGATCGGCGTCTTCTTCTCAGCTGTGGTCGCCTTTGGTCTTGCTGTGGTCAGCCGGGATCGCAATGTCGCCCGTGACCTGCAACGTTTTCTCTACGGAGACATTTTGACCATTGGCGACGAAACGATAACCTCACTCATTGCGCTCTTCATCATTATCATGCTCTTTCAAGCCTGGGGCTACAACCATATGCTCTACATCGGCTTCAACCCGCTGCTGGCGCAAGTGCACAAGGTGCGGGTCGCCATTTATCAATACTGCTTCGCAGCGCTCCTCTCCTTAGTGGTCATCTTTGCGGTCTGGGCCGTTGGGGTGCTGCTGGTGACTGCCCTGCTGGTAGTGCCTGCCGCCACTGCCAGAAATCTGGCCCGTTCCGCTGGAAGCATGTTCTGGTGGTCTCTGATCGTCAGCCTGTCATCGGCAATTACCGGGCTGATCATTTCCGCACAAGATTGGGCCAACACCGCCACCGGGGCAACTATCATCCTGGTCGCCAGTGGCTGGTTCACCGTCAGCCTTTTGGTTACCCGACGCCGCTCCATCCGTAGCAACTGA